The nucleotide sequence caatgtttcccgcatcacaaaatacttctgagtttttgcaaggcacaaccgaattgaagagcaagcccacaaatttaatttctcccattctggcttcgacatagcttccggcttctctcccaaagcggcaagtagatcttgttgagccaacacatctttgacctcacattgccacatcccaaagttgtttgtgccatcaaacttttcaacttcgaactttgcattttgcaccgtagttcttgcaaatccggagctgcttccaaaaggattctcatcttgccagtctgacatttttggcaattagacagtacccaagagcaaccagtgctctgataccaattgttgtgctaggatagcaccaaaccacgcggaaccaaatcaagctagcccacaggaaatttatcaaatgaaaatgcaataacaaaatataaaagacacaaagattttaacgaggttcctccacagtcagtgtaactggagtacgtcctcggagcagtaggagctcacccaataatccactatcaaccaaatgggagtttacaaagtgttggcaatctcacaacccaaaagcccaatacacccaatagctctcacacaccaaagaaacaaatagagaaagaattataaagaataatttcttctctatacatatagctcaaagctattacaacaacaattaCTTTGGTAGATGATTACGAACcgaatgaagcagcagcttcttcttctgttttaggctctctgcaactctcccttgctctctgcaaaaagagctcttttttctccctttctctctgcaactctctctTCAACCATAAGGCATAACAAATGCcttaatataaaatgttcaaCTTTTCCCATGGGAAAGCCGAATGCTCTCCCCTTGGATGCTTTCTTTATGCTTTCttcctcatcatgatgttcctttcatcattttcttatttcttgCTTTCGGCTTCTTTAACAAATGCTGCCAATTAAAACAATAAGAAAACCATCCCGTGGCTTTCACATggaccaaataaacaaaacaacttatctttttttcctccccaaaacaaggaaaggtgTTGTCCACCTTTGGATTGTTTATTCTAAAGTatatggccacttggccacataATCCAACAAGAACCAATCACACCAGTGTAGAAAGCGGCGACGTAGATGGTAACCAATGGGGTGAACGATTTGGGCCTGCTGTAGGGCTCCACCATGTTCCAAAGAATCATTCTTTCCCACTTTGTATAAACGTAGTCTGCGTATTTCCTCCATAGATAGCTCGCCATTTCCGATCGGTTCGAGTTGGGTGTTTTTGCAGTGCCGCTGTGAGAGGTTTTGTCTTTGTAGTCTAGGGTTTGGTTTCAttgaattttctcttcttttcccgAGCTTTCTCGGCAGCCAAACGGACTATTTGAGTCGGTCGAAAGGGAAAACAGAGttagtttcccaaaaaaaaataaaagggaaaacaGAGTTGTAGTTGGAAGAGAAACAGAGTCACGTGACACGAaccaaaacatggttttaaaacGACAAGTCGTTCACATTTTACTTTCTATTGGACATTTTATATAGAgtaaattatagcaatggtcccttaactttaactccattggagcaatgatttctcaactaaaaattcattaccattggtccctcaactttaatccaactagaaaaatgatccctcaattttaactcaCTTGAaacaatggtctctcaactttaactcaattagagcaatggtgcctcaactaaaaattcattactattggtccctcaattttaacccaactggaaaaatggtccctcaactttaacccaattgaagcaacggtctctcaactttaatccaattgtagcaatgatcattccagcataactcattttgacaaaattctaacgaaattgacgaaaaggatcatagctacacgttttgatgagttgatggaccccaattgtagcaatggtccttccaacataacttatattgacaaaattctgacgaagttaaCGAAAAGGACtataactacacattttgatgagttgagggaccactagtaatggatttttagttgagggactattACTCAATTTATATTAAAGTTAGAgaccattgttacaatttactcttatatatatatatatatatatatatatatatatattaaaaattatccaaaaaccccaaattaaaataaaaaagcaatccAATCTAATTGAAGCGGGAACCAAAACGCACGACCTTTACGCGTttagagagaggaagaaaacctCCAGTATAGCAAAtaccagaaaataaaaatatgaaaatctgAGGACTTTAAGATCCAAAAGCTTATTTGGTATGAGATTTGAGAGTGTTGACaatgaaaaagaaagcaaagaagGTCGGAAGAGGGGCAAATTGGAGAGGGGAGTATgaaggagagaaaaagaaaagagaagaggagagaagGTAGTAAGGAGATCGCAGGTTAAGaggagaaaagagaaagagggGGTATCAAAGGAAAGAGAGATTCTGCGTgaggagagaggagaaaaaAAGGTACGGacctttaaatttaaaaactctaaaaaaaaatttcttttttcttttcaaggaaAAGACTATTGTTTTAAGTTAGTCTTGAAATCAATTTCTAAAAATAGTTGTACTTGTACCAAATAAGTTTCAAggtctaaaatttaaaaattatttttgagttcAAAAAGTTAGATTTGAGTATAATACCAAACGAGTCCTAGTAATTCCGTGTccaaaacaaaatcatgagaTGTGGATCAAATAAATTCTCAAACGGAGAATAAAGAAGTAGAAATTTAGCATAAGAATACGAatataaaaaggaaagaaaatagaaagagtGTGCCAGCTAGTTACTTATATGCAGTACGGATTTAATGTCCAAACCCTAAACCACAGCCTAATTACAGTGCTTTATAACTGGTCCAGCGTTTTTGTTTCTTGGGCAATACGGCACCACTTTTCTGTACAATCTTCTAGCGACGACAATACCTTCCTCTGACAACAAGCAGGCCGGGTTACGAACCCAATCATACTTCAAATCCCGCCGATAACCTGAAGCAAGAACACACGCATATGAGCTGACATGGTTAACCACACGGCACTACTATGAGAACACTAGATGCATGAAAAACGTAAGTTTTCAACCTTTTCGATCAAAAAGGCGGCGAAAGAGCTTCCTCAGATAAGCATGATCTGGTTTTTCATCAAACCTTAAAGACCTGCAGTAGTTCAAGTACGCCGCAAATTCCCTTGGATATCCTCGGCATAACTCCTATGAACGGATTAAGAGAGCAATGACTAATCAATACTTGTAAGTAACTTTAAGCACGCACGTTAATTGTACTTCAATCATCAATGTTTCAGCTTACCTCTATTGAAATTGACTCTTTTATTTCACACATCTTCTCAAACTCTTCCTCTCTAGTCCTTGCTGACACCTCTTGCCAAGGCAgactggaaaaataaaattatagagAAAGAAACACCGTAACTAAGCACAATGATCCCAATAAAACATACATAAAGCATAACAGGAAGGCACAAGGTTTACCTTCCTCGTAGAAAGTACGTAAGGACATATCCAAGTGATTCTAAATCATCCCGGCAGCTTTGCTCTATGAACATTGAAGTAAAACAGTTTAAAGACAGATGGACGgagggagaggaagagaaagaatgTAGGGGACAAGGGGAGATTAAAAGACGGTGAGAGAATTCACTTACCAACGCCACGGTGAGCATTGATGCTTGAATATGCTACATTATGTTTCCACTTCTTACCGTCTCTGCATTATATACATGAGAACTTGACATTAGAAACTCGGTAGCCACAAGTTCACTTATAATCATAATGTGTGGATCCATTCTCAGTGGACTACACATCTAATCTAGCTTAAGCGCCGGAAAATAAacatttgggttttcaaaaacactttaatcATTGAAAATAGAGACAGTGGAACCCAAAATGACGGCATTTCCGAAGTGCAACTTTGAAGCAAGATACAATCAGCCGTTGAACAATAAAGACAACACCGAAAGAATAAAACAAGCCACCAACCTATAAGGAATATGCATCAGCATATTCAGAACACGGAATAAAGCTATAGTGTTTACACAGGACATAAAAAAACATATCGAAAGAACCTCATTAGGTTGTTTAATGGCACCAAATAGGAAGTTTTCTGGCTTGATATCCTGGTGTAGAAATGATTTGGAATGGACAAACTCCACACGATTGATCTGACACAAATTTCAAGACGAAGATAATCAGGCTGCAAGTTAGACGACTAGATTTCAAAAAATATGCattcgtgaaaaaaaaaacatgtctaCCATTTTTTCAGCAAGCATGAGGACAGTCTTCAAAGAGAATTTCTTGCTGCAGCAGGTGAAAAATTCTCGAGACTAAGTCCCATTACGTCCATCACAAGAGCATTGTGGTCTCCTTCCACTCCAATCCATCCCACTTTTGAAATTCCAGCTGCCAAAGTCCAATACAGAAGCCCACCAACGAAGAGTTCATAGGGGTTAGAACTaaactatataaacatatgtgtACATATAGTAaacaacaaataaacaaatatacaaAAAGCTTCAGGGATAGTGGCTGAGGCCATGACCTCCTCCCTTTAGTCTGTTATACACCTCTGATTCATGGATCAACGCGGGATACTCCGCGTTCACATTTTCCTGAAAAAATGTACAACAGAATTCCGGCTATATATATAAACTGATAACTACAAGGAGTAAAGCATTGCGGTCCTTTCGATTAAAGACAAAGTAGGCATAAAGATGAGCAACATGATCCATATATGAAAACGAAAGATGAAATATTCCAAAGTCAGAAAATATTGAACACAACGGAATGTATTTTGATTGTGACCGTAAatctttgggaaaaaaaaaatggaaattcaAGAGAATAATATCCTAGATAAATTGGAGACCGAATCGTGGTCATAAAGCCCCAAATGATTGTTGACACCTTGTATTGGACAGTAACTAGAAGCCACGAACAGAGGCGAAGTAGGCAAACAATTGTTATACCCGCAATTTCAACCATACAAAACACATAAGATTTAGGTGATTAGGGCAGCGAAGGACGTTTTCAGAAGAAATTGTATCGCAATAAAACATCAAACCACCGAAAACTTCCAACAATCGTCCCTACATTGTTCGTTTCTATACAGCATGATCATGGAACAAGTATCGATACAAACACAAAgtttcaaatttatcaatactttttttatttcaattagaAAAGATAATTTAATAgaacaaaaaatcgaaaaaaatatCTCACCAGCTTAATCTCAACCAACTGCTTCGTGAAAGTATCAGTTCCTGAAAATCAAAGAAcagaaattgaaaaagaaattaaaaaaaatttaccaaaaattaaaaagaaaggaCGAACAGTAAAAGAAATTGCAAGAATTAAAGAGAAATAATCATagccaaaaaattgaaaaaaaaaattcaaacgaaagagagaaagaaaccaTGGTAGACCACTCCGAACTGCGAGAAACGGATTATCGGGCCGACTCGAAACCTTCCGTTCACAACAGGTCGAGACTTCCTATCAAACCATCCATTCCCTCCAACAACAGACTCCATATCTAAAAACCCGAATCAAAGCCCTAAACTCTCAAACAAACAACGaccgatctctctctctctctctctctctctctctctctctctctctccctgtaTCAGGTTTTTGCCCGCCTTTTTCTATAGCggctatatatatgtatgaagttaaatatttaaaaaccccaaaatatCCCCAcataaaactgaaaattaaaggATAGAATAGTAAAATCAGtgggtttttattttgagaGGTTTAACCAAACACTCCCGggactgttcacttttaacaaaaaaccacatttattaattttcctggtactattcactatacctttaaaaagggcttttcattaaaagggaaatttttttggacttttcgttaattttcctttttattttctcgCTTCATACGTTTCCTACTACTCGTACAATTGTGTTTACGTATGTTCCCTACTTCTCATACTAGTGTAACTTTTTGAGTGACTGCGCATGTATGTCACGCTCCCATTCCAATTGACGCTTAAGATCGAAACGTGACGTCAAAACATAGTagtaaattatatatatgaaatataattaCATAGCTCTCTAACTCAAAAACAGATTTATCCCGCGGGCGAATAATTCCTAAGCTTTGATTTTATGACGTGAAAAAAATTGGTGAATATTGTAAACTACTCTAATGACTCATttggaaaatgtttttaaatgtctgaaagtacttttaaagaaaatgtttatgagtttaaaaaacacttgaagttcTTTCCAAAGCTTCTTCTATGAAACACTTCAAGTATTTATTCAAGATGAACCTGCATTTTTTTACTAAAGAACTGAGTTTAAAAATgttttctctaaaagcactttcatttATTTAGAAGCACTTTCCAAACGAGTCTTAATTCAGACGAGGAGAATTCGAGCTCAAGTACATGATGTGAACATATTCGATGGTGACGATAGAATGTTTGGCAAACTGAAACCTGGATGTTCACTTGTCCAAAACTCTGGTAAAAAGAATAACTCATATCATATTATGTACCTGGAATTTCTTTATCCACAGAAATTTCAATTACATACATGACATCCAGAACAAGAATGGAAAACAAGGTGGCAGAAAATAGCAACTTGTGCTTACAAAAATATACAGAATACGAGTAGAAAGCGTAAGCCGACTATCGAGGGGCTTTATACTATGGACCTGTTTTCTGTACTACAATTGCTTGAGTCGAACAAGTTCTATGATGAGCCAGATTCCGAGGGCTTGTCCTTCGAAGCTGAGGATGGTTCCAGTGTAAGATCTCCAACTCCCTTCGCAGGACCAATGCTGCAACGAGCTGTGTTGTGTAATGCAATAGCATCCTTTAACTTCTGGAACTGCAGAAGATTATGAACACAATCAGGTGGTTTCAGATGAAAATGGATGTGAAACTTCCTAAAAGCATTGAAGTAATACTAAAACTTGGGCATCCCCATTACTCGCATGAAAATTCTACACGCTTACAAGAGTATAACGGAAAGATGATTGTTTCTGACAGTATCACAAGAAGTTTACTGTAATCCTATTCAGCTTTCTAATCGGGGTTGGAGTTTTAATCCAATGATGGTTCCCATTTTCAGAAAACTAGGTGCTTC is from Pyrus communis chromosome 10, drPyrComm1.1, whole genome shotgun sequence and encodes:
- the LOC137747008 gene encoding casein kinase 1-like protein 2 → MESVVGGNGWFDRKSRPVVNGRFRVGPIIRFSQFGVVYHGTDTFTKQLVEIKLFSSNPYELFVGGLLYWTLAAGISKVGWIGVEGDHNALVMDINRVEFVHSKSFLHQDIKPENFLFGAIKQPNEVGGLFYSFGVVFIVQRLIVSCFKVALRKCRHFGDGKKWKHNVAYSSINAHRGVEQSCRDDLESLGYVLTYFLRGSLPWQEVSARTREEEFEKMCEIKESISIEELCRGYPREFAAYLNYCRSLRFDEKPDHAYLRKLFRRLFDRKGYRRDLKYDWVRNPACLLSEEGIVVARRLYRKVVPYCPRNKNAGPVIKHCN